The following proteins come from a genomic window of Panthera leo isolate Ple1 chromosome E2, P.leo_Ple1_pat1.1, whole genome shotgun sequence:
- the CE2H16orf87 gene encoding UPF0547 protein C16orf87 homolog isoform X1 codes for MSATRAKKVKMATKSCPECDQQVPVACKSCPCGYIFINRKLLKVKHSEKSSPFTEVDCTISLKDLRILFLYEFKLGHSAATASRNINSVFGEGSVSERTIRWWFEKFRSGDLSLKNEPRGRPKSVLNEDQLRAMVEANPKMAIRGLAADLGVSATTISRHLAAIGKVKKLDKWHHDPPYLCIRWPIPTPVTAEPRPSHAPTHSAGPGEGVGHCGPSRPSLLVRIWTRSKTGAVSVGASLAGPRSRRQRPAAAAGARHRPPSPGTQAPCEFAHARAHPPNPWSGQQGPAWRRQGR; via the exons GTTCCTGTTGCATGTAAATCTTGTCCCTGtggttatatatttattaataggAAACTTCTAAAAGTAAAACACTCAGAGAAATCATCACCTTTTACAG AAGTGGACTGTACCATATCTTTGAAAGATTTGCGAATACtgtttttatatgaatttaaacTAGGACATAGTGCAGCCACAGCAAGTAGAAACATCAATTCTGTCTTTGGAGAAGGCTCTGTTAGTGAAAGGACTATCCGGTGGTGGTTTGAAAAATTTCGTTCTGGGGATCTGAGTCTGAAAAATGAGCCTCGAGGGAGACCCAAATCTGTTTTAAATGAAGATCAATTGAGAGCCATGGTGGAAGCTAACCCCAAAATGGCAATTCGAGGCCTTGCAGCAGACTTAGGAGTTTCTGCTACAACAATTTCTCGACATCTGGCTGCAATAGGAAAGGTGAAAAAGTTGGACAAATGG CACCACGACCCGCCTTATCTGTGCATTCGTTGGCCGATCCCGACGCCCGTTACTGCTGAGCCACGCCCAAGCCACGCCCCCACGCATTCCGCAGGGCCAGGAGAAGGCGTTGGTCATTGTGGACCTTCGAGACCGTCTCTTCTCGTGAGAATCTGGACACGCTCGAAGACCGGCGCCGTGAGTGTGGGAGCGAGTCTCGCGGGCCCGCGGAGTCGACGCCAGAGGCCTGCGGCCGCTGCTGGTGCAcgccaccgccccccctcccccggcacgCAGGCTCCGTGCGAAttcgcgcacgcgcgcgcgcacccGCCCAACCCTTGGTCTGGCCAGCAGGGACCCGCCTGGCGGAGGCAGGGCCGATGA
- the CE2H16orf87 gene encoding UPF0547 protein C16orf87 homolog isoform X2, with the protein MSATRAKKVKMATKSCPECDQQVPVACKSCPCGYIFINRKLLKVKHSEKSSPFTEVDCTISLKDLRILFLYEFKLGHSAATASRNINSVFGEGSVSERTIRWWFEKFRSGDLSLKNEPRGRPKSVLNEDQLRAMVEANPKMAIRGLAADLGVSATTISRHLAAIGKVKKLDKWHHDPPYLCIRWPIPTPVTAEPRPSHAPTHSAGPGEGVGHCGPSRPSLLVRIWTRSKTGAGPAWRRQGR; encoded by the exons GTTCCTGTTGCATGTAAATCTTGTCCCTGtggttatatatttattaataggAAACTTCTAAAAGTAAAACACTCAGAGAAATCATCACCTTTTACAG AAGTGGACTGTACCATATCTTTGAAAGATTTGCGAATACtgtttttatatgaatttaaacTAGGACATAGTGCAGCCACAGCAAGTAGAAACATCAATTCTGTCTTTGGAGAAGGCTCTGTTAGTGAAAGGACTATCCGGTGGTGGTTTGAAAAATTTCGTTCTGGGGATCTGAGTCTGAAAAATGAGCCTCGAGGGAGACCCAAATCTGTTTTAAATGAAGATCAATTGAGAGCCATGGTGGAAGCTAACCCCAAAATGGCAATTCGAGGCCTTGCAGCAGACTTAGGAGTTTCTGCTACAACAATTTCTCGACATCTGGCTGCAATAGGAAAGGTGAAAAAGTTGGACAAATGG CACCACGACCCGCCTTATCTGTGCATTCGTTGGCCGATCCCGACGCCCGTTACTGCTGAGCCACGCCCAAGCCACGCCCCCACGCATTCCGCAGGGCCAGGAGAAGGCGTTGGTCATTGTGGACCTTCGAGACCGTCTCTTCTCGTGAGAATCTGGACACGCTCGAAGACCGGCGCC GGACCCGCCTGGCGGAGGCAGGGCCGATGA